In Lepus europaeus isolate LE1 chromosome 8, mLepTim1.pri, whole genome shotgun sequence, a single genomic region encodes these proteins:
- the LOC133765410 gene encoding beta-defensin 15-like: protein MRMLLFLFAVFFFLAPAKNEFFNERCNKLHGKCMRTCYKNEEIVALCGNSKRCCLKLQPCGRE, encoded by the exons ATGAGGAtgctcctctttctctttgctgttttcttctttctggcCCCAG CcaagaatgaattttttaatgaaagatgCAACAagcttcatgggaaatgcatgagaacttgttataaaaatgaagaaattgttgCTCTCTGTGGAAACTCGAAGAGATGCTGCCTGAAACTTCAGCCTTGTGGGAGAGAGTAA
- the LOC133765738 gene encoding beta-defensin 105-like: MALSRKTFYFVFVLLFILAQLTSEGQAGLDYSQSFPGGEFAVCEPCRLGRGKCRKVCLENEKISGNCKLNYFCCRHRI, translated from the exons ATGGCCTTGAgcaggaaaacattttattttgtttttgttttgctcttcATTTTGGCTCAGCTTACATCAG aGGGCCAGGCAGGACTCGATTATTCCCAGTCATTTCCAGGAG GTGAGTTTGCTGTTTGTGAGCCATGCAGGCTCGGTCGGGGCAAATGCAGGAAGGTTTGTTTGGAGAATGAGAAGATTTCTGGAAATTGCAAGCTGAACTACTTCTGCTGCCGACACAGGATCTGA